ctgcagctaaatttcaagtgttgttgcaaaggatCTGAATATTGTCTCAATGTGATATtccaatttttcttttaaatgaatttgCAGTAATTTctagaattctgttttcactctgtcattatggggtaccgAGTCTAGATtaaggagagaaaaaatgaaCGATTGAGGCATCAGGTTACAAGattacaaaattgaaaaaaagtgaaggaggtctgaatactctctgaatgtactgtatattCAAACACATAAGCATCATGCAATGCTGTGTTTGCCCAGCAGAGGGAGCTCTCATATCACAATTTATCTCAACTTTTCCAGTTGCAGATAAATAATGCAACACATACCCttttaaatatacttttaaGATGTTTCATACCTCTTTCTTACTTCATGGTTTTATATATTCATTTTATATTAAACTAAAGAGGAGATTTATTGACCAATacatctgaaaaataaagattaagCCATGACTTGACTGAAGCCTGTTATATTTCTGCAAATTAGATTGATATGTCCTTTAAAGGCCATGTACTCAAGCAATAAGTGTTCAAAGTGTGTACAATTTTGAATTATTAATGTCACTGTTTACTGTTACtagtaaaaatggaattataTTGATCTGTTTCAATATCACTGCAACAAAATAATGAACCCTATGGCATCTTATTTCATCTGAATTATCTCGTTCCTCGTCCAGAGGACGTGTGGTGTCTGCAGATGTTTTTACTTTCTAACTCTATTCCTATAGGTGAGAGCAAAGCAGACACAAAAAACTCACTATCTGTCTGCATATTTGTGCAGAGATATGAACATGTTCATAAGTTCTCAAACATCTGACTTTTTAGAAGAAAATAATGTCTTACCAATTTGTTTCCCCATTTATCATTAACAGCTCTCGCTCTCCTTACTTCCTCCCTGCATCTCTCGACTACTGCTCTCTTTTTTTGGCTCATGACAACTgtgggttaaaaatatgacGGTAGCGCTTTGGTTTTTCAGAAGCTTTGGTATTTACtgttaagatcaaataaaattaGAGGAATTgtctcattttaaagcatgtgttACTGAAAAGTACAGAAGAACTGAACATTTAGCCAACTTAATTAGGATATGAATCTCAAATCTTTGGAGCTTGGACTTATTTTATGTTGTTGGTCTATGATGTTTGGGTTCATCACTGTTGGGGTTTTATAGTTGTAGTTTGGGTGTGTTCTTTCTGGTATTTGGTGCCTTTGCGTTTGTTTTCCTGCCTCTTGTAAAGGGGCAACACAAATACTATTATTATACATATCTTGTCTGCAACCAAGATTATAATAATTACCATTTCATGTTTTACATCAGACTACTTAAATCAAACCAGTTGAAACTTGTTGTgaagtaaaaatataaacatacatttttggATTGGATTTATATTGcaaatatttactttaaaaagtaagttaaaataaaataaaatcctgaaaaattgCAGTTTTCGCCCTTCTCTTACTCTAACCTCATATGTAGCCTCGTCCCTGTAGGATGGGATCTTCTCAACGATGAGCTCCACCATCTTCTGGGCGTCGTTCCCAGCTTTGCTGATAAAACTACGGAAGCTTCCACCGTTTTCCAACAGAACACGCCCCCCTTCAGTCAGCGCCTTGTGAGACAGGTTCAGCACACCATGCATTCAAAAAAAGACCTTTcaatcaaacattaaatcctTGTAATACAGAGAACGCTGTTAAGCCAGAAATATGGCTCTGGTAGAAATGATGTTAGATGTCAAAGGAGCTCAGGCTCATACTGAGGTAGGCAGTCACATTTAACAGATGATCAGGAGCCAGATCAGATAGCAGTGaacaatttcatttttatctgcTAATGCAACGATGGATGTCCTTTGCAGAGGCAATTAAACAAATTCCCTTCATATGTTGACAAAAGACTTAATTCTACAGCAGTCAAAGTTCCTACATCTATCAGGAATCACACACTTTATCTCACAGTTATCTTTATATCAAATAAATCTACAGCTGTTGCATCACATCGACCCCACAGTACAACGGAAATACAGTGACATTAGGTTATTATACAAGACATCCCAGCCTCTTCGAATAAATGTAAGCttcaattttgtttttcctaattgaaaataaactaaacagAGAGGAGGCTGATAAAATATATAAACTAAGGTTgccagcattaatgcatttatgGCAATGCAGATGAGGTCCATAATTAATGCactcatttaaaaaagggtATTACTCACATGCTTTATTTGTCCCTTTCAGCATTGTCTCATCTCCTCAcagccacagtgatataaaataagtccaccaccaCTCCCCCAATATCTCACTTATCttaaaaacattacagacagCACATCAGACAATtaaaaagtcatctgcaccttctTTCATCAAACATTGACCCTTTCAGTGTTCCCTTATTTCTAttcaatccatagcaagttTTTCTGTGGTTGAGTTCATCCACctgaagttccttattttctttcaaaagccCTGTGTTATCATCGCGTACTTATAAAGAGAATCTGTGAGTACCTTGTGTCGCTCCTGAAGCATTGGCATGGCGGTTTGGTTGTCTGATCGCAGGACGTGTCCCAGCTCCTCCTCACTCATCTGAGAGAAGTACTTCGGATCAGTGATCGGGACACCTGTAGGCAGGAATGGGACAAGGAATCACATTCTTAAAATTTTGCTGCCATCAGTgtctcaatcaaaacaacaaaaaagatgaCATGTAAGGCTGTACTGCTCAATTCTAACCACAactgcttaatttttttttttttaattgagcaCTCAGTTCAATAAAACTACACATTTCAAGGCAATTTACCAGGACTGTCAAATGATCAAATGTAGGGgggcaggtggcctagtggttgaaGGCGCTCCCCgtgtacgcgggcggcctgggttcgaatccagcctgaggccctttaccgtatgtctctcccccactcttgaccctgtttccgactctatccactgtcctcctctatctaataaaggcccaaaaataaatcttaaaaaaaaaaaaaaaaaaaaaaaaaagaaagatcaaaTGTACTAATAGCGGTTAATCTCCattttggtcatatttttatatttccacTATGTAGCATTGTGATTAATGAATGAACGCTgacagtgctgctgctgctacctCTGTTTTGCAGAGGAGCATGGATGGACAGAAACCATCGACAGGTGTGCAGGAGGAATTTCGAAATAAAAGTATAGCTTAAATGTGACTGTGTCAATCCATGTTCTGACTTTCTATTGATCTGGTTGGGGataatcaatcaaccaatcaatgtaTCAATACATATCtatcgttacacccctagtattGGCTGAAattgatttgtaaatattggcctatctGATATAATCAAAATTCCAATGTCGTACAATCCTAGTTTTGGTATTTTTGGATACTATAGATTTTAACTATAAAGAGGTTgtagcattaaaaacatgtgatattgaaaaatgattaaagtatCAGCATTTATGGCAACATCCTGTCATCATCAGGCcggtaatattttttttttaatcattataaAAAGATTAATTTTGTGACAATTTACACTGCAGATGTTGAACCTTGCAACCCCTACTGCTTCtcaagtttttttcttcaataacATTGTGTTTACTTTTATTAATGTGTTGTTcttttcagtcacttcctgttgctcACCACTCTTACCGCTGCAAAGACAGTGAGTTTCACACTCagtttcttttattgtttttctgttgtgttatACAAAACCTTTTACTAAATTTTGACTAAATTAAGCTATGGGATAAATGCAGAGAAGTAAAGAAAAATTACttgaagttaaaaaagaaacagctgGAAGGCTTTatactgacaaaaaagaaatacttaAGATAAAGAGAAACAAAGGATTCAAGGCCACTAACTCGCCAAGTTTTGTCGTCATAATGTAAAGGCTTGAATAAAACTCCACCGGTTCTAACAAGACATTCCAAAGACACAGTTTGTTCTGATCTCATGCTGTCACCCCTCAAGTCTCTACCTGTGCTTTTCTTAAAGAATCTCTTGTAAATCAAAAAGGCCACAACGACCACACATTGAGAGCACTATTCCATATGAGACATAAGTGATTCATATCCGAAGTCATTCACGCTAATTATGGGTGAATCAAAGGCACACGCAGAGCTACAAGCAATTTCCCAGCAGTCCAAGTTCAAGTAAAGGGCACTTACACAATAATTGGTAATTGCAGTGCACAACAaaagctttcagaaaaaaagggaacaaaaagacataaaaagggCCTATACGTATGTTTATTCTCTAGCAGTGAACCTGCTAAAAAGAGGACGAAAGGAAAAGTTGTCAGGAAACACTGTATCAATCAAAGAATGACCTTCATATTTctttataattttgacatttttttgtcaacacAACAGTGATTTGAGAAGAATCTGCTTTCTCCTCCTACTCCAGCACCAAGGGCTTTTTATGTCTGTGGctataaaaagaggaaaagtgttgaaaacatatgtacagtgcctttaaaaagtattcacccctctggatgttttacccttttattgattttagaaatcaatcatggctgatataatttggcttaaaaaaagATCCCTAAAACCTTTTTAATgccaaagtaaaaacaaatttctacaaagtaatgtcaattatataaaaatatgcaatacCAAGAAAGTGAttccataaatattcaccccattcaagtcagtatttagtagagtcacctttggttgcaatcacagcactgagtctgtgttgatAGGTCTAAATCAGGCTTGCATatctggacactgtaattttactcaaattttctcttctaaactgctcaagctctgtcaggttgtacaaGAATCTggtatgaacagcccttttcaagttctgccacaaattctctattgtaTTGACGTCTAGGCTCTGACCctaccactccagaacattcaccttgttgtcttttaaccatttctatgtagctttcgctgtatgcatcaggttattgtcttgctggaaaataaattttctcccaagccgtagttctcttgcagagtgaataagattgtcctcctggatttttctatattttgacaccctctacctttacaagccttccaggcagcatggtgctgccaccaccgtgcttcacagtggggatggtgtgcttgtggtgttgtgcagtgtttggtgtccaccaaagaatagcatcttgtctgatggccaaaatgcaccatttctgactcatcagaccaaagaactttcttccacttgaccatggagtctctcacatgcctttcaGTGAACTCTAAtgaagatttaatgagttttctttaacagtggctttctctttgctactctgccataaagctttgactggtgaagaacccaggcaacagttgttgtatgcagagtctctcacaTCTCAGTTGCTGAGGCATGTTactcctttagagtagtcagaggtgtcttggtggcctccctcactcgtctccttcttgcacggtcccTCGGTTTGTGAGGGcagcctgatctagacagatttacacatgcaccATATTCCttaatttcttgatgatggatttgactgaactctgagggatgttcagtgcttttaaattatttttagtatccatcccctgagttatacttttcaataaactttttctctgagttgcttagagtgttcttttgtcttcatggtgcaatggatgccaggaatactgattaaccagtgactggatcttccgagcacaagtgtctttatactacgaTCACTTGAAacaaattcactgcactcaggtaatccctaacttgacacaccagatggatgtgtttcacatgcaatttatatcaaatttgcaatatgagcaataataattgcagttattttttaatctttctgcCCTAGTTAAATTCATCTAATAGTAAttaagcttagcattagttcatttAAGTCATACCCTTAGCTGGGAttggctgatagccagctgacaccaattattgcctcccagctcctacagccaatcacagctatttctctcaacacagcgatccatttaaagatgatgcactgctcactaatccctgcttgcatcaaagctgatgcaccacacagcttcacctcctccttcccagcctcctcctttatagcttaaagcttgttgctcccTCCTATTCAGATTCTGCTATGATGAATTATTttttctgaataatttcattgtattcaatgcacattgtcataaatgcatctatcAATATGGGGGTTTCTGgccatgcactccctgaaaagtcaaaacatgctgcttgactaagtttaggttataatatagaatgatttattgcttgaaattgttgaaaaaaaaaacacaagatgggGTACCTAGTAacaattgcatatcaaatcgcacATGCAATActggggcaaaaaaaaattgcagttagattatttttgcaaattgtttaGCCCTGTTAGGTATGTAAGAACAGgactaaaaatatatacaacAGATGAGTTGTTGTTTAAATgatagacatttcagtgcaaaaatcaGTTGATGAACACTACAATATTAAAATTTATGAAGAATCTAGTATTTGCAAAGTCATCGAGCAAGTAGATCTTATTAATGTAGCATCTTTCACAGAATgaggtcacaaagtgcttcacaaaaattgaaatattaatTAGAAACAAAAAGTTTACAAGCTTGCTATATCATCTTCAATGAAAAAGTTTCCTCTCACCTTCCTCCATGGCTCTGGTGATGGCAGCACACAGGGTCATGTAGCCTGTGTATGTGATCCCTTTAAAGGTCACCTCACACTGTTCAGTTTCCTTCTCTGGCCAAAAAGAAAAGTTCATGGTGTCCACCACAAACACCCAGTTCAGGGCCTGCAGACATGAAACACACAAACCATCAAGTTCAAGAAAAAAGGCAGCGTTGTGTAAAACTGTCTGACAAAGAGGAAGCAGGCTGTACTACCACTCTAATGCTAcaatagattaaaatatgtttgattaaaaaaaagaacagctcCAATTATGATGAAGAATGGCGCGCCAACCCGACAAAGGCTGTCTGTCAACTTCATGTTATCTAGTTTCTAGTTTATTCCTCTAGAGGAGCGTTTGTCTTCACCAACAACCATTTTTACAGGTTTGAGGTTGATTCAACTAAACCACATCaatagctactgcctctttctccaCAAATGATGCTGCCTGGTTTGCCGTTCTCTGACAGAGCATTTAAGCTTGAAGATTTGACAGCTGGATCAACCTGATGACTGATTTGGAATATGACCAATAGGGCTTTGCAAGGTGAACGTTTGGCTCTTAAAAGACAGCATGATGAGTATTTTTGTTGAACACCACATTTACAGGACAAATATTGCCATGAGATATAAGGAACCACATAAACAGGGATCATCAAAGTCTCTAATGGGCtaatatttattcaatttttgagGAGGTGAATATGTCGTAAATCTGCAGGAATAATTTATGCTGCAATGCTAATTCACTGAAAGAGAAGCTCATGattaagtttgaagaaaaatggcGTGAAAATGTTTTGTCCAAACCAAAACTAAGTACGTATGTgctgattaaaaacacatttatgcctGAACTGTACGTTACATTTTGACTATCTAGAAGCCATAGATCCTTGCTAGCACAGTTAAGGTCTGGTATTCTTCCTCTGGCTATTGAGATCGGTCGATTCAAAAATATCCCCAGAGAAAACAGACTCTGTGAGTTGTGTGATTCAGGAAAAATAGAAAGTGAGTcccattttattttgctttttttttttttttttccccagatatGATGACCTAAGAGAAGTATTGTTTCATGAAATGACTTGTCAAAATCCTGAAATTCTGCAGTTGTTTATTcattcaaaaatgaatgaataaaccctcacctcgtcactgctgtaaaggatgtccggctcacgatcctttttggtcttcacaggctctcgtcgcttagtgatgtgatgttttggtaacagatgggctcattctaaaatctgaatgcTAGATGTCTctaaaattccaatttctacacactgcacctttaactaaTTAACTAATTTTTAGTTTGTCTCCATCTTCCTTTCTGTTCTATAATGATGACAGAACTACCATTGACTCTGATCCTGGTTTTGTCTGAATTCTTGGTGTCACGTAAGCCTATGTGGGCTGGGCATATGATTGTATGtatgacacaataataaaataaaaaacttctaACTTCTCTCACAGGAGCCTCAAATGGTCTGGATGAATGCAGCAGAGGAACGTATCAATCTGTGATAACTTTTTCATAGTCAAGCGCTAATGTGAAACCTCCTAGGTATCTATTTGTGATCACATTGGAATTTATTGGGACCCTCTCCATGAGTTTGTCCAGTTTTAACGCAGTACTAGTGAtttatcttgaaaaaaaaaaacctgatgtTGACTGACTCCCCTGGTCAGAGTCGGGTGCCGGAGCCAATGGGTTTGCTTTCTTCCAGCCACTGGCGGTCAGATCGTCACTGTGTCGCAGTTTGTAGAGCATCTCCGCCACCTTCTGCACGCCTTCCTCTTCCACAAACACATCCTGACTCCGCTCTGCTATGAACTGCCCAGACTCTCTGGGAAACAGGGGTGACTCCATGTTGAAATCTGTACAAAGAATATATGAAGTTTATAAATAGAACAACTTTCCATGGAAGAATATTGTTAACAAGTCTGTTAGCAGTGCTCCTTGTTAAATCAGACATGAGGAAACGCTTCTTCAATACTGGTTGTTGCAGGACGTGATGTAAAGCCAGTGCCCTTTACATACTATAACACCAATATCCCTCAAAACACCTCCAGGGAAGTGACATTTTAAAGATGATCTCTGAGCTTTATtagataatttaaaataaaaaaagggacaTAATCAACAAGGGAGAGGTGTTACAAGGTGGGAACATTTCTTCTTGGAGAGGAAACCTGGAAGAGGTTCAAAAAGTAACTCACATATATGCAGTATTTTTTAAGAACTAGAATATTGTTTTCTCATATAGGAAATAATTAACTAAAATCAGAgtgtgcaaaagaaaaaaataaaaataaataaataaaacagaagaatcGCCATgtcaaaaattgtcaaaatgttcaacattttaatattccttgaaattacatatttttaaaacgATATCTGAAATTATATATAGTAATGGAAAGTAGCAAGGCTTCTGGCTAACATATTTTTTTGGGTCATATTCTTCAAGTTGTTGTGACTGAGAAAGAGGGCTCCATCTAAATTGCACAGCTACGCTGTGAATGTTTAAGCACCAAAAAGGAAGTTTACCTAGttttggtaattaaaaaaagaaagtaatcAACACTAAGGGTGgtcaattaatcgaaaattaagATC
The Cheilinus undulatus linkage group 5, ASM1832078v1, whole genome shotgun sequence DNA segment above includes these coding regions:
- the c5h9orf64 gene encoding queuosine salvage protein; protein product: MESPLFPRESGQFIAERSQDVFVEEEGVQKVAEMLYKLRHSDDLTASGWKKANPLAPAPDSDQALNWVFVVDTMNFSFWPEKETEQCEVTFKGITYTGYMTLCAAITRAMEEGVPITDPKYFSQMSEEELGHVLRSDNQTAMPMLQERHKALTEGGRVLLENGGSFRSFISKAGNDAQKMVELIVEKIPSYRDEATYEGRRISFYKRAQILVADFWGVMAARGEGDLINMDWLTMFADYRVPQALVYLGALRYSDALMQALKKGELLSSGDRREVEIRGCSIWSVEQIKQCLCKMVQERDGQTCSVNSAIIDFYLWPYAKQHHKEMAHIPIHHTRCIYY